In Paenibacillus hexagrammi, the following are encoded in one genomic region:
- a CDS encoding tyrosine-type recombinase/integrase: protein MTEKRISAKKKARELAKYLRTERPDYAYLKSLFQHLRAELEVEVPKASKKLPYVPTEDDLKKYYEVVWKSKNFQDMMIVKTLMYTGVRVSELINIKLSDIDFHYCQIRINKGKGNKDRIVPFPQTFKELLAMHADSMKKKHAVYLFESSWKKKYTDRGIRKILAKYSEEAGLGQNLSPHKLRHFLLTWLKKQGIDDALIQPYSGHESRKSLEVYSKLAITDAQFEYNEVINKFPV, encoded by the coding sequence ATGACCGAAAAGAGAATATCGGCAAAAAAGAAGGCACGGGAACTGGCTAAATATCTTCGAACCGAAAGACCGGATTATGCTTACTTAAAAAGTCTATTTCAGCATCTAAGAGCGGAACTTGAAGTCGAAGTGCCCAAGGCATCTAAAAAATTGCCCTATGTGCCAACCGAAGATGATTTGAAAAAGTATTATGAAGTTGTCTGGAAGTCAAAGAATTTTCAGGACATGATGATCGTGAAGACATTAATGTATACCGGCGTTCGCGTTAGCGAGTTAATCAATATCAAGCTATCTGACATCGACTTTCATTATTGCCAAATTCGGATCAACAAAGGAAAAGGTAATAAGGATCGGATTGTTCCATTTCCACAGACCTTTAAAGAGCTGCTGGCCATGCACGCGGATTCGATGAAAAAGAAACATGCAGTATACTTGTTTGAATCCTCATGGAAGAAAAAGTACACAGACCGAGGGATTCGCAAAATCTTGGCCAAGTACTCAGAAGAAGCCGGGTTAGGACAAAACCTGTCCCCTCACAAACTTCGTCATTTTCTGTTGACGTGGTTGAAAAAGCAGGGGATCGATGATGCATTGATTCAGCCTTATTCTGGTCATGAAAGCCGTAAATCATTAGAGGTGTACTCTAAACTCGCGATTACCGATGCACAATTTGAATATAATGAAGTGATTAATAAGTTTCCAGTCTAA
- a CDS encoding ATP-grasp domain-containing protein, protein MKPAYEYCISFANDPQVILNEYIKGQEFSTEGLMVDGRFYMTGISERAFHYEKYKPLFVEIGDVMPTLLEASEVQACADLTHKAAIELGITNGIVKGDLIRGEDDGEFRVLELTPRLGGPRFGTEMIPLSNGTNILKAAIQQALGEKIDMELLRPKYHLGMVNRTIFAKPGRLKFISGLEAIKELPGYYDFKWWKAKSPKIGDVISAPQSMSDGPGYVIVTGSDRDEAIANADRIEAMIIFETEEEV, encoded by the coding sequence GTGAAACCAGCCTACGAGTACTGTATTAGCTTTGCCAATGACCCGCAGGTCATTCTGAATGAATATATTAAAGGCCAGGAATTCAGCACGGAAGGTTTGATGGTGGACGGTCGTTTCTATATGACGGGGATATCAGAACGGGCATTCCATTACGAGAAGTATAAGCCGCTGTTTGTTGAAATCGGAGATGTTATGCCGACCTTATTGGAGGCTTCTGAAGTTCAAGCCTGTGCCGATTTAACCCATAAGGCTGCGATAGAGCTTGGCATTACTAACGGTATTGTGAAAGGAGATCTTATCCGGGGCGAGGATGATGGGGAGTTCAGGGTATTAGAGTTAACACCCCGTCTCGGGGGCCCTCGTTTTGGTACGGAGATGATTCCTCTCAGCAACGGTACTAATATTCTGAAAGCCGCTATTCAGCAGGCTCTCGGCGAGAAGATTGATATGGAGCTGCTGCGGCCGAAATATCACCTCGGAATGGTCAACCGAACCATCTTCGCCAAACCTGGGAGGCTAAAATTTATTTCCGGTTTGGAGGCTATAAAGGAACTGCCTGGCTATTACGACTTCAAGTGGTGGAAAGCCAAGTCTCCTAAGATCGGCGATGTCATATCAGCCCCGCAAAGCATGAGCGACGGGCCCGGTTATGTAATCGTGACCGGAAGCGATAGAGATGAAGCGATTGCTAACGCAGACCGAATCGAAGCCATGATCATATTTGAAACGGAAGAAGAGGTCTAG
- a CDS encoding M20 family metallopeptidase, whose amino-acid sequence MSQYLDGIGFRAEKQFLHPDLREHEQFIPHHLSHISQERFNVKAINKVKIDARRKVLFNVHMDVVPAGVEFEHAFSPFIRDNYLYGRGACDTKNNLIMLVEAIRFLQEHNIALQKEVEMDLVIEEEISGSGTLSSILHGIEADAVIVMEPTNLLAFRGHRGVITTTVEIQGKSVHMGGIDSGVNAIECAYHLIYRLKRFEAELLEEARSNKAFSIWHKPLQVNIGIIEGGEWPGSVPEHCRLVFNTGFLTNYTISDIKQRITEICRSTADGWTNDHITVKFEGLKNSAYLTDEMDDSLRQLMQSINRYGVVQEHSYGWRVSCDAHLYHSYCNLPTLIFGCGDLSDAHSAHEKVNLSELERGMLILAEYLSTP is encoded by the coding sequence TTGAGCCAGTACCTGGATGGGATTGGATTTCGTGCGGAAAAACAGTTTCTTCACCCCGATTTAAGGGAGCATGAGCAATTTATCCCCCACCATTTGTCGCACATTAGTCAGGAACGCTTTAATGTAAAGGCAATCAATAAGGTGAAAATTGATGCTCGACGGAAAGTGCTCTTTAATGTACACATGGATGTAGTTCCTGCCGGAGTGGAATTTGAACATGCCTTCTCCCCGTTTATCCGGGACAACTACCTATACGGAAGAGGAGCTTGTGATACCAAAAACAATCTCATCATGCTTGTTGAGGCCATCCGCTTCTTGCAAGAGCACAACATTGCACTGCAAAAAGAAGTCGAAATGGACCTGGTTATTGAGGAGGAAATTAGCGGGAGCGGGACGCTATCCTCCATCCTGCACGGAATCGAGGCGGATGCTGTTATTGTGATGGAACCAACGAACTTGTTGGCTTTCAGGGGGCACCGTGGGGTTATTACAACCACAGTCGAAATCCAGGGGAAATCGGTTCACATGGGCGGTATAGATTCCGGCGTGAATGCCATCGAATGCGCCTATCATCTTATTTATCGGCTAAAGCGCTTTGAGGCAGAGCTATTAGAGGAGGCAAGGTCGAATAAAGCCTTTTCTATATGGCACAAACCACTTCAGGTAAATATCGGTATTATTGAAGGTGGTGAGTGGCCAGGTTCTGTACCGGAGCATTGCCGTCTTGTGTTTAATACAGGATTTTTGACGAATTACACGATCTCGGATATAAAGCAGAGAATCACGGAGATTTGTCGGTCCACAGCAGATGGATGGACCAATGATCATATCACGGTCAAATTTGAGGGGTTAAAGAACAGTGCTTACTTGACGGATGAGATGGATGATAGTCTACGACAATTAATGCAATCCATCAATCGTTATGGGGTTGTGCAGGAGCATTCTTACGGGTGGAGAGTAAGCTGCGACGCTCACTTATATCATAGTTATTGCAATCTACCCACTCTTATATTCGGTTGCGGCGATTTATCTGATGCCCATTCCGCGCATGAGAAGGTAAACCTTTCTGAACTGGAGAGAGGCATGCTAATCCTAGCCGAGTACTTGTCGACGCCTTGA
- a CDS encoding type II toxin-antitoxin system HicB family antitoxin, producing MNNDTITYFMGLSYQINMEYIQNNLQPYYFGTIEELPGCVAHGKTEEELMLRLTKAKKKYFEDLFNKDIKIPEPGDMELRDWDRSLPRSSRVRVKIKGWTHHD from the coding sequence TTGAATAACGATACAATTACTTATTTCATGGGACTCTCTTATCAAATTAACATGGAATATATACAAAATAACCTACAACCCTATTATTTTGGGACCATCGAGGAATTACCAGGGTGCGTTGCTCATGGGAAAACAGAAGAAGAACTTATGTTAAGACTAACAAAAGCGAAAAAGAAATATTTTGAGGATTTATTTAATAAAGATATCAAAATTCCAGAACCCGGAGATATGGAACTTCGAGATTGGGATCGCAGCTTGCCTCGATCTTCGAGAGTACGGGTGAAAATTAAGGGCTGGACACACCACGATTAA
- a CDS encoding Gfo/Idh/MocA family protein produces MYSVGLIGFGSAGSRFMRSIVHRQRTVGDVRLDAVCDTNAERLALFESFPIKTYTDVTAMLAENQFDLLIVATNESSHYNVLCDIHRNHRTCKRILVEKLLVENLSLAEKIRSMFRETDIAVHFVERHSPVLRLLKTWMNEQQVRVSRASFFWGKFRLYDHRPTIGVISEISHPIDLITMLGDIPAGMPFEIMGGSYIFSDFSVSGDQVLDTINVSIKFANDIVVSGNSSFLWSSRRREIQLYLSNESRCVTHLVTLSFDNPRWDVDSCSIYKVNLPDGKSHLVQQWEVTEEDLIEAISCVNKTNLFVNANIEEVSGLGYCEELARLSQSVYIQEIIEAIAGHANQNKTTTQIFGDKRQDSRQYSENDPLLLEFLKGNHTGNLFASKDLQS; encoded by the coding sequence ATGTATTCTGTTGGTTTAATCGGATTTGGAAGTGCAGGCAGTCGATTCATGAGATCAATTGTCCACAGACAACGTACTGTAGGAGATGTCAGACTGGATGCCGTATGCGATACGAATGCGGAGCGCCTTGCATTGTTTGAGTCATTCCCAATCAAGACATATACAGATGTCACAGCGATGCTTGCGGAAAATCAATTCGATCTCCTTATCGTTGCTACGAATGAAAGCAGTCATTACAATGTGTTATGCGATATTCATCGGAACCACCGAACATGTAAGAGAATCTTGGTCGAGAAACTTCTGGTAGAGAATCTAAGCTTAGCGGAGAAAATTAGGAGTATGTTCCGTGAAACGGATATTGCTGTGCATTTCGTAGAAAGGCATAGTCCGGTCTTGAGGCTGCTTAAGACATGGATGAATGAACAGCAGGTTCGCGTTTCCCGGGCCTCCTTCTTTTGGGGAAAGTTCCGATTGTATGATCACCGTCCTACGATTGGGGTCATTTCGGAAATCTCGCATCCGATCGACCTCATTACGATGTTGGGGGACATACCTGCAGGAATGCCTTTTGAGATAATGGGAGGAAGCTATATATTTAGTGATTTCTCGGTTTCGGGTGATCAAGTATTAGACACCATTAATGTTAGTATTAAGTTTGCGAACGACATTGTCGTCAGCGGCAATAGTTCCTTCCTGTGGAGCAGCCGTCGTCGGGAGATTCAACTCTATCTGTCGAATGAATCCCGATGTGTGACTCATCTGGTGACCCTCTCCTTTGATAATCCCCGATGGGATGTGGATAGTTGTTCCATCTACAAAGTGAATCTCCCAGACGGAAAGAGTCACCTTGTGCAACAGTGGGAGGTAACGGAGGAAGATTTAATCGAGGCCATCTCATGCGTCAATAAGACAAATCTCTTCGTAAACGCAAATATTGAAGAAGTAAGCGGCCTGGGCTATTGTGAGGAGCTGGCAAGACTTTCGCAAAGTGTTTATATCCAAGAAATAATCGAGGCGATTGCCGGTCACGCTAACCAGAATAAGACGACGACGCAGATTTTCGGAGACAAGAGACAAGATTCAAGGCAGTACAGCGAGAACGATCCGTTATTACTCGAATTTCTGAAGGGCAATCATACAGGGAACCTTTTTGCAAGTAAGGACTTGCAGTCCTGA
- a CDS encoding Tn3 family transposase: protein MKRNWELDELIEHFTLLPNELYLIENKFGETRLGFAALLKFFQYEARFPAQKYDIPKTVLAYIAKQLQLEPQLYSKYDWEGRTIKRHRVQIRDFFGFREATVKDADDMAEWLCEHVLYHDHDAKHIEAYVYNRFRELQIEPPTIDRIERLIRSAIRSYEERFFESIYQKLSSVTLKQLDDLIDSLEDIKEDDAEFSLDAPPINGQITFNDLKSDSGRASVKTIFREFNKLRTIRNIELPDHLFRDIPLKVIKKYRQRTATEDLRELRRHPAPIRYTLLSAFFWLRSEEITDSLVELLIQIIHQIWVRAENKVDKEILNDLRRVGNKYGILFNLARTAIDNPDGVIKDVLYPVVSEQTLKDLVKEFKHTGPAYREKIHTVIRNSYSTHYRRMVPELLNILNFRSNNEVHRPVIRALELIKKYANTGLHYFSLTDDIPIDGVIRSGYKEIIVEKDDKGQDRINRINYEISALQALRDKLRCKEIWVEGSYRYRNPDEDLPQDFEERREENYKALNQPLDAGSFINNIKQELIQGLEKLNSGMPRNEKVNITTKKNGWIGLSPLEPQPEPLNLTKIKSELTRRWPMTNLMDILKEADLRIQFSGQFKTAGVRETIDRYTLQKRLILCLYGLGTNMGLKRISSGDHGETYKDLLYVRRKFINKDNLRNATSEVVNAIFRSKMHNIWGEGTTSCASDSKKFGAWDQNLMTEWHIRYRGRGVMIYWHVEKNSTCIYSQLKSCSSSEVSAMMEGLLRHCTDMKLEKNYVDTHGQSEVAFAFCHLLGFQLMPRLKSIGSQKLYRPEPGMTDAYPNLQPVLTRPINWELIRQQYDQMVKYATALRLGIAETEAIMKRFSRNNQVKHPTYLALQELGKAIKTIFLCEYLNSEEIRREIHEGLNVVENWNSANSFIFCGKGGEIATNRLEDQEMAVLSLHLLQNCLVYINTLMLQNVLSDKKWFNLMAPEDFRAITPLIYTHVNPYGNFNLNMNERLQLEGELLA, encoded by the coding sequence GTGAAGCGCAACTGGGAACTGGACGAACTCATAGAGCATTTTACTTTGCTGCCAAATGAACTATATTTGATCGAGAACAAATTCGGTGAAACAAGACTTGGATTTGCCGCTTTGTTAAAGTTTTTTCAGTACGAAGCCCGATTTCCCGCACAGAAATACGATATCCCAAAAACCGTTTTGGCTTACATTGCCAAACAACTCCAACTAGAACCTCAATTATATTCGAAGTATGATTGGGAAGGCCGGACTATTAAACGTCATCGGGTACAAATTCGGGATTTCTTCGGTTTCAGAGAAGCAACTGTAAAAGATGCTGATGATATGGCAGAGTGGCTTTGTGAACACGTACTCTATCATGATCATGACGCTAAACACATTGAAGCCTACGTCTATAACAGATTTAGAGAACTACAAATTGAGCCTCCCACAATAGATCGAATAGAAAGACTCATTCGTTCTGCCATTCGTTCTTATGAGGAGCGCTTTTTCGAATCGATCTATCAAAAGTTATCTTCTGTCACGTTGAAACAATTGGACGATCTGATCGATAGCTTAGAAGATATTAAAGAGGATGATGCAGAATTTTCCTTAGATGCTCCTCCTATCAATGGGCAAATAACATTTAACGACTTGAAATCGGATTCTGGTCGTGCCAGCGTGAAAACCATTTTTCGTGAGTTTAATAAACTACGCACCATTCGTAATATCGAATTGCCGGATCATTTATTTCGAGACATTCCTCTAAAGGTAATCAAAAAATACAGGCAACGAACAGCTACTGAGGATTTACGTGAACTAAGACGTCATCCTGCTCCTATTCGCTATACACTTCTATCTGCATTTTTCTGGCTGAGAAGCGAGGAAATTACCGATAGTTTGGTCGAACTGCTTATACAGATCATTCATCAAATTTGGGTAAGGGCTGAAAATAAAGTAGATAAAGAAATACTGAATGACTTAAGGCGTGTTGGTAACAAGTATGGGATTTTGTTCAATCTGGCGCGGACAGCTATCGACAATCCGGATGGGGTGATTAAAGATGTGCTTTATCCTGTAGTTAGCGAACAAACGCTAAAAGATTTAGTGAAGGAATTTAAGCACACGGGTCCGGCATACCGCGAAAAAATACATACCGTCATAAGGAACTCGTACAGCACCCACTACCGGCGTATGGTTCCAGAGCTTCTTAACATACTGAATTTCCGTTCCAACAATGAGGTTCACCGTCCCGTGATCCGTGCGCTTGAACTCATTAAAAAGTACGCCAACACAGGACTGCATTATTTTTCGTTAACGGATGATATTCCGATAGATGGTGTCATTCGTTCTGGTTATAAAGAAATTATTGTTGAAAAGGACGACAAAGGACAAGATCGGATTAACCGTATCAACTACGAAATCAGTGCGTTGCAGGCACTAAGGGATAAGCTTCGCTGCAAAGAAATATGGGTAGAAGGATCTTATCGTTATCGGAACCCAGACGAAGATTTACCTCAAGATTTTGAAGAGCGACGCGAAGAAAACTATAAAGCCTTGAATCAGCCGTTAGATGCGGGATCATTTATTAACAATATCAAGCAGGAGCTGATTCAAGGCTTAGAAAAATTGAATTCAGGGATGCCTAGAAATGAAAAGGTAAACATTACGACAAAGAAAAATGGGTGGATCGGTCTGTCTCCTCTTGAGCCACAGCCTGAACCCTTGAACCTAACTAAAATTAAAAGTGAACTCACTCGTCGCTGGCCTATGACGAATTTAATGGACATCTTAAAGGAAGCCGATTTACGAATTCAATTTTCTGGTCAATTTAAAACAGCAGGCGTGAGAGAAACAATCGATCGATATACGCTCCAAAAAAGGTTAATCCTATGCCTGTACGGATTGGGAACTAATATGGGGCTGAAACGCATTTCTTCCGGCGATCATGGGGAAACGTACAAAGATTTGCTCTATGTGCGCCGTAAATTCATCAACAAAGACAATTTGCGTAATGCAACGTCTGAGGTTGTCAATGCGATCTTCCGTTCAAAGATGCATAACATTTGGGGGGAAGGCACGACTTCTTGTGCTTCAGACTCCAAAAAGTTTGGGGCTTGGGATCAAAACCTGATGACAGAATGGCACATTCGGTATCGTGGCCGCGGAGTCATGATTTACTGGCATGTGGAGAAGAATTCCACATGTATTTACTCGCAGCTTAAATCGTGTTCATCATCCGAGGTTTCGGCCATGATGGAAGGACTGCTCCGGCATTGCACTGATATGAAACTAGAAAAAAATTATGTGGATACGCACGGTCAAAGTGAAGTGGCATTTGCCTTTTGTCATCTTCTTGGATTTCAGTTGATGCCACGACTAAAATCAATCGGCTCACAGAAGCTATATCGACCAGAACCTGGAATGACAGATGCATATCCCAACTTACAGCCGGTACTAACTCGCCCAATTAACTGGGAACTCATACGACAGCAATATGATCAAATGGTGAAATACGCTACGGCATTACGATTAGGAATAGCAGAAACAGAAGCGATTATGAAGAGATTTAGTCGTAACAATCAAGTAAAGCACCCTACTTATTTAGCGCTACAAGAGCTGGGGAAGGCCATAAAGACCATATTTTTATGCGAATACTTAAACTCTGAGGAAATAAGAAGAGAGATTCACGAAGGTTTAAATGTGGTAGAAAACTGGAATTCCGCAAATAGCTTCATTTTTTGCGGTAAAGGTGGAGAAATTGCTACGAACCGCTTGGAGGATCAAGAAATGGCCGTATTATCCCTTCATTTGTTGCAAAATTGCTTGGTCTATATCAATACTCTCATGCTTCAAAACGTTTTGTCCGATAAAAAATGGTTCAATTTAATGGCTCCTGAAGATTTTCGGGCAATAACACCTTTGATATATACACATGTGAATCCATACGGCAACTTTAATTTGAACATGAATGAACGCTTGCAACTGGAAGGTGAATTGTTGGCATGA
- a CDS encoding NAD-dependent epimerase, whose product MRRLRDEMMKRVLVTGAAGFIGYHMTRRLLDEGYAVIGIDNINDYYDVTLKHSRLRQLHHDNFTFIQESLENRTRMANIFLEYSPSIVIHLAAQAGVRYSLKNPHSYIDSNIVGFMNILEACRHHKVEHLLYASSSSVYGSNTKLPFSTDDNVDHPISIYAATKKANELMAHSYSHLFGIRTTGLRFFTVYGPWGRPDMALFMFTKAILNGDPIQVFNHGDMSRDFTYVDDIIESIYRILIRDGKSTYKVYNIGNNAPVKLLDFVCAIEKKLNRQAEKQYLPLQAGDVPSTYADVNELIADIDYKPQTSIEEGVGHFIKWYKRYYGV is encoded by the coding sequence ATGAGACGATTAAGGGATGAGATGATGAAGAGAGTATTGGTTACGGGAGCGGCAGGCTTTATCGGCTATCATATGACTAGGCGGTTATTGGATGAAGGATACGCAGTAATCGGGATCGACAACATAAATGACTATTATGATGTAACGCTAAAGCATTCCCGTTTGCGTCAGCTGCATCATGATAACTTTACGTTTATCCAAGAGAGCCTGGAGAACAGGACGCGTATGGCGAACATCTTTCTGGAGTACTCGCCGTCTATAGTAATTCATTTAGCGGCTCAAGCGGGAGTTAGGTATAGCTTGAAAAATCCGCATTCCTACATCGACTCCAATATAGTTGGCTTTATGAACATATTGGAGGCTTGTAGGCATCACAAGGTGGAGCACCTGCTATATGCCTCGTCGAGTTCCGTATATGGCTCCAACACGAAGCTGCCCTTCTCAACGGACGATAATGTCGACCACCCGATCAGTATCTATGCGGCAACCAAGAAGGCTAATGAGCTGATGGCGCATTCCTACAGCCATTTGTTCGGCATTCGAACTACGGGCCTACGCTTCTTTACAGTATATGGGCCATGGGGAAGACCCGATATGGCGCTGTTCATGTTCACGAAAGCAATTCTCAACGGCGATCCGATACAGGTCTTCAATCACGGTGACATGTCCAGAGATTTTACCTATGTGGATGACATCATCGAAAGTATTTACAGAATACTGATACGTGATGGCAAGAGCACCTACAAAGTATACAACATAGGCAATAATGCTCCTGTTAAACTACTTGACTTTGTTTGTGCAATTGAGAAAAAACTGAATAGGCAGGCCGAGAAACAATATTTGCCGCTGCAAGCCGGGGATGTTCCCAGTACATATGCTGACGTTAACGAGCTGATTGCGGACATCGATTATAAGCCTCAGACATCCATCGAAGAAGGTGTTGGACATTTCATCAAATGGTACAAACGCTATTATGGGGTGTGA
- the istA gene encoding IS21 family transposase, which yields MLKMPQQEYIKFLREAEGCSVNEIARQVGIHWRTAKRYADKDNWNENINKRRSNSPVMGPFMEIVDTWLEEDQLLPRKQRHTGVRIFHRLQAEYAFTGGQRTVLAYVKRRKNEMVLERAKSYERLEHPPGEAQVDFTTIQVSRDQQLLTYKLLVVSFPSSNAAFLYPTPAENQECFLEGMKQCFTQMGGVPRRVWFDNLSAAVVHIEKHGERQLTEGFQRFCAHYRMEAVFCNPYSGHEKGHVESKCGYAKRNWAVPIPIYESHEQLAAYFAEQAQQDRERPHYAKKERIASLWEEDRRHLLTLPEVTFESYRMSAAVVNKYGEIRIENTSFPLVGLVSPGSEVLIQTFWDRHVILTQGQQTVREVPRPYTGRTADVPWVQVFTNLLRKPRSVNHSQFVRMLPEAVQQYVRITDLMLRKERLQALAHWSGVYPITQIGQTLQETHNEATIAQVTAALGLKQMNRDIPAAWVETLSPPGTQGSDSLGRYDRLMGVS from the coding sequence ATGCTGAAAATGCCTCAACAAGAGTATATCAAATTTTTACGTGAAGCAGAAGGCTGCTCGGTGAATGAGATTGCAAGACAAGTAGGGATTCATTGGAGAACAGCCAAACGGTATGCAGATAAAGATAATTGGAATGAAAACATCAATAAACGAAGAAGCAATAGCCCGGTGATGGGGCCTTTTATGGAAATTGTGGATACGTGGCTGGAGGAGGATCAGTTACTCCCTCGCAAGCAGAGACACACTGGGGTGAGAATCTTTCATCGATTGCAAGCCGAATATGCATTCACGGGTGGACAACGTACGGTATTAGCCTACGTTAAGAGACGAAAGAATGAAATGGTCTTGGAGCGTGCGAAATCTTATGAACGACTAGAACATCCACCAGGAGAAGCACAAGTCGACTTCACCACGATTCAGGTTAGTCGTGATCAGCAATTGCTTACCTACAAACTGCTGGTGGTTTCATTTCCTTCAAGCAATGCAGCATTCCTCTACCCTACACCAGCAGAAAACCAGGAATGCTTCCTAGAAGGTATGAAGCAGTGTTTTACACAAATGGGTGGTGTTCCTCGTCGGGTCTGGTTCGACAACCTATCCGCTGCAGTAGTTCACATCGAAAAACATGGAGAACGACAGTTGACGGAAGGCTTTCAAAGATTCTGTGCTCACTACCGGATGGAAGCAGTATTCTGTAATCCATACAGCGGCCACGAAAAAGGGCATGTCGAAAGCAAATGTGGCTATGCCAAGCGAAATTGGGCTGTACCTATTCCCATCTATGAAAGCCATGAGCAGTTGGCCGCCTACTTTGCCGAGCAGGCGCAGCAGGACCGTGAGCGTCCACACTACGCCAAGAAAGAGCGTATCGCTAGTCTATGGGAAGAGGACCGTCGTCATCTGCTAACGCTGCCTGAAGTGACTTTTGAGTCCTACCGAATGAGTGCAGCTGTGGTCAACAAGTACGGGGAAATCCGAATTGAGAACACCTCCTTCCCGTTAGTCGGTTTGGTTTCACCTGGCAGTGAAGTACTCATTCAGACCTTCTGGGATCGGCATGTTATCCTGACACAAGGGCAGCAGACGGTACGAGAAGTACCACGACCGTACACCGGCAGAACAGCGGATGTTCCATGGGTACAGGTATTCACCAACCTGCTACGCAAGCCCCGAAGCGTCAACCATTCGCAATTCGTCCGGATGCTGCCAGAAGCGGTTCAACAGTATGTTCGCATAACAGATTTGATGTTGCGCAAAGAGCGATTGCAGGCGCTAGCCCATTGGTCAGGTGTTTACCCGATCACACAGATTGGACAAACGCTGCAGGAGACACATAACGAGGCCACGATTGCTCAGGTAACAGCTGCGCTTGGATTAAAGCAAATGAACCGGGATATTCCAGCAGCATGGGTTGAAACGCTATCTCCGCCTGGTACGCAGGGAAGCGATTCTCTAGGGCGTTATGATCGCCTAATGGGGGTGAGCTGA